Genomic DNA from Salvia miltiorrhiza cultivar Shanhuang (shh) chromosome 1, IMPLAD_Smil_shh, whole genome shotgun sequence:
aTAGACCTAAATCGAAATACAATAACTAAGAGTAGAAACTAATCAAACCAAAGATTCATCAAATGATGAAATGAGATCAACGAAGCCATCAAGGGCTAAGTAGGAAGAGCCACCTTCACTCAAGCAAAGACTAGCTTTCTCCTTCAAACACACACCTCTCTCCCTAATTTCTTCCCCTTCTCTCCCCTTCATTAACCTTGCAATAGCATCCCTAATCTCTCCCCTCTCCATTCCCCTCTCCAACTTGATCCCAATCCTCCACACATCGTTCACGTATCTCGAGTTCACCATCTGATCCCCGAAAAACGGGGAGCAGATCATCGGGAGGCCCTCACAGACGGCCTCCACAGTCGAGTTCCACCCACTGTGCGTCCAGAAGGCCGCCACCGCAGGGTGAGAGAGAATCTCCTGCTGAGGGGCCCACTTCACAATGTGGCCCCTCTCTCTAACCTCACTCAAGAACTCATCGGGCAACGCGTCCGCCCCGCGTACTAGCCCGGGGCGGACCACCCACAGGAAGGGCTGCTTGCTCTCGGCCAGCCCCCAGGCCACCTCGGCTAGCTCTTCCTCGTCCATCGCGGCAACGCTTCCGAAGCTCACGTAGAGCACGGATTTAGGCGCCCGCGAGTCGAGCCACGAGATCGAGCTCATCTCCTGCGTTAGGAAGCTGGTCGAGGCAGCTGAGATGTACTTGTGTAATGGCCCTATGCAGAAAATGGGCATGAGAAACTGCTGCTTGAGCTTGGCTAAATCTGGGCCTTCGAGTTCTTGAAATGAGTTGAAGATGAGGCATGAGGATTTCTTTGTCTCTGCCACCATGTTCTCTATGACCTCGAATACGTCTTCTTCATTCTTCGTTTTGATTAATGGAATATCCTTCACTTTCAGAGGAGGAAGCTCTCGGATTTCATCCTCCATTTTCGAATCTAATCAAGAACACGAATCCATTTTCATATCCAATACGATAAAAGGGTAATCGCGTCTAAATACACGAACGTTGCCTCAATTCTTGTTAAGTGTGCATATCAATTCAAAAATTTGTTTccaaatacacaaactttcaattatgcatacattttctttttggtacgTCCcccaaaatatatatacacctTATTTCTAGATATTACCGACgcatattttacaattttaccaCAATATACTTAACAATACCATTAACGTAGAATCTTTTCTccacaatataattaaaatttgtaccATACGCACCTATCAGTATTTATAGAGGACgggagtaataaaaaaatttaaaaaaagttGTTGTGCCAGTAATTAAGTGTGCAACGCGAGTGAAGAAATCGgacaaaatactactccctctaTCACTAAAAATTGTGACCCAAGGAAAgtggcacagattttaagaaaaagtgtggtAGTTGTGTTTGAGTGGAGATTTGGTCTCACACCCTTTTGTAAATAGTGAGAAAAAGTTTGTGGGGTCGTTTTCAAATAAggaaatatcataatttttagAGATATCAAAATATAGTAATAAAggtcacaattttcagggacggagggagtacaatatcGTTCTCCTTCACTTCCCCTTCCTGCTTCCTTCGATCACCACCATGGCACCGGTACCGCCATCGATTGAAGTGATTCACTCCAttatcaaattttgaatttgtccCTCTTGATGTCTAAAAGCCTAAATAGCTCAACATGACGGCATTAATTCGTCGAAACTTAACAACTGTGtgaaaaatcataacaaatGAAACTTTGGGTATATGAAAATAGGAATATTTTTTGTTAATCATCTGCAAAAACCAAAATtgagtgaaagtttgtgtattttagTGCGATAACCCTATAACAATAAATGCAAGCACActaacaagaaattaaaatcaagATTACTCATATATATGGATATATATCCCACGCACCTCTGTTTGAGAGGTAGCCTTTGTCACGGAGAAGCGgaaaggcggcgaaggcggagAAGGAGCACACGCTGCTGGTGCGAAGAACAACCCTCGGAAGCCCGAATTCCTCGGCGGCGGCCTGCGTGAAATACCAAATGGCGTCGGTGATGAGGCAGACGACGCGGTGGTGGCAGAGTAGTTGAGACAAGCAGTGGTGGAATGGGAGCGTGCAGCTAGAGATGAGCAGTTTGATGGTGAGTATGGGGTCTAAGAGAGGTTCTTCGTTTTCCGATAAGGCGTCGGAGATGGGGTGGAAGGTGAAGCTGGGGTGGTTGGATGGGTTTGGGAGGTTGTATTTGGTGTGGATGATGGAGATGGAGAATCCTAATTTGGAGTGGAGGATGTGAGCGAGCTGGATCATCGGGTTGATGTGGCCTTGAAACGGCAGCGGGAAGAGCACGATACGTCGTCGTCGTTTCACCTCCGGCGGTGGAGCGGCGGCGGCTGCGGCTGCGGCTGCGGCCATGGATTGATATTCAATCAAGGCTGTGTTGCAGTTTGAGTGATGGCACACAAACATATGCATTAATACATAATTATAAGTAGTGCTCAGCTAAAATGGTTTGAAATAATACTAGTAATTTTCCTTTCACTCTCATAGTCCcctatttctttttaaaatatcttAGAACACAGTTTATTTTctacaaaaattatattttttaaaaaattaaccgTAAAATTCATATACTCTCAAGATTCTGATTTTTTCCATGATCTAAAAATTTAACTGAATTTTTCAAAACAATGTTTTCCGATCAAAATACAAATGTTACGGAATTctatatgtaatttttttactataaaTATGTGACTACGTGTAGATAATCCCTCATCATTGGAGAATATCATCGTGagaaaatttcaaataatttttcaattcatggattttCAGGCAAAATttataagtcatttgaaaaagTTAAAATATGTCAAAGTATATCGATTTTGCGGCCGTTaacctttaaaaaaattatttatttttaatatatgtgTAAAAGTGATGCGGATTACAAAAGTGGGGGAGGAAGAAAGTAGTAATTGAAAAAGTCGGTTGTTTTTACTGGTTTTCAATTTGTAATTACAATTTTTATGAGTGAATTAATTGCATAAATATTGGTGCTTTAGGATCTTGATATCAATGCACGTAACTTTGCGGGGAAATTGTAAAAGAAACTTTGTTGGATTTTGTCACAGCAACCTCTTATAAAGGTGAGACTCTTATACATTCACAATAAACTCAACTTATTTATTAAGATCTGTGTCATTCTCAAATTGATACTAAGTTATGTACCGTTGGACAAAGGAAATATCaactactctctccgtcctcAAAATAATTTACTAACTTTTCTTTCtgattcatttaaaaaaaaaaaaaacttccttTTCTGTTGGAATATGTTAGCTATTACtaataatatttcatttactcttttttcacattttcacctcATTTACTTttactttcattttttcactttttcgtTTTCAAATTCGCACCCTTTCCTcatagaaagttatttgggagACGAAGTGAGTATATATAGCTTTCTATATATTACACAAAACATGGATAGAGTAACACTAGGATTTGCTAACTATTAATGGTAACGCTCATATTGGCAACTTTTGTGGCACCTCACATGCACTAGCTAGAAACTAAAAATCAAAATGGTGTTGAAATGACACAATAAAGGAACTCTACCTAGATGCTTTCCATGGGTAGAAAACATAACTTACGACTATACCACATTGTCGTTATTGTATTCGTGGTTTAAAATATTCGTCCATATCAAACAATTtggttattttatatatataaaaaattcctcaaagaaaatcaaacaatTTGCTTGTTTTATAGTATTAAAAATTTCCCTTCACATTCTTTTATTACGATATTTTCTTACAATATAGTAAGGCATAAAACATTTGCttgttttaatttataaattattaaaacaaaAGCAAAATTGTTGTGTCTGTGAAGTGTATCATATATTCAATCTGCACCCGGTAATAAAATTCACCACTTTTCCgattattattatgaaattttGTTGAGAAACCCTTTAATTACCtttgaggtggtcttgggtgcaATCGGTTATACCGTGCATGCAACCGGGTTGCACCCTCACTTAAATCATGATCTGTATCCTAACTTGAATTCATATCATGATCCTAAccgtataaataacactattttaaatacggaTCAACCCGATTGCACCCAAATTTTTGTGTTTACGGTTATAGTAATTCAttgcatttattattattattattattattattattattattattattattattattattattatttgagcaTAGTTATCTCTAAGGttactttttaaaaatatcTTTTTTCGAACTAGGCTCCGAAAATATGATGGAGACACCTCAAGGGTTTATATTGCAGAGACTTGCAGTTCATTATTAATATTCAGAAAGTCACATACATATATAGGACCACACCGATACATGTGATCTTTCATTCTGCATGCTTTAATAAtagataatataaaaaaaaaattaagtcctCAAGTTTTCGTGATTAATTGtgattgattatttttattcttatcattataattttctaattatataatttcagaAGATATGAATTAAGTAAAATTAGGTCAGGATAGAAATTATAGACCCCTGGAATATACCATAATTACATCAAATAATAAATGTTCCCTAGAAATATATCTATTGCAATTGAACTCTtctacacaaaaaaaaaaaggtggtcttgggtacaatcgGACGTATCGTATAATCGAGTTACACTTATAAATCACACCATTATGAGTACAGGTCAACCAGGTTGTACGATACACCTAGCTATACCCGAGTTTTTGTTCAAAAAAGAATATGAGAATGAGTTTCCGTGTATTATATTCTATGTCCCTTCACTttcaatttatttgttttcgtatatattttttcttcatcaatttcatatttatatgctttaatttaattttgtaaatttattccattaaattaagatatataattattttttatcatttaatttcatttttattagctaataataggttgataaattcaaagtcatagtCATCTACAAAAAAGAAAACTCTTTATCTTACAAAAGGTTATAGCTCCACCATATTATATTACATTTTTTCTTTAATCActattctttttaatttgtgTGCCAAAAAGTAAATGATCATGGACGGAAGGAATAttgtaatataattttatttttataactaatattttaaaaataataaaaatgaaagatatataGTACtaacacacataaaattatatAGGATATATACTGAATCTCATCCCAAAAATATGAAGTGGATTAAAGCTAAAAATAAATGCTCCCTAAACATATATCTATTGCAATTGAACTCTTCCACGAAAAAATATGATAAGAACTCAAGCTAATGGTCCCGGAGCAGCGGTGCACAAACTAACAAAAGCTACATCAACAAGATAAACATGTCACgcgaattaaataaatttcaaaacatACATATCAAaattaacaaaacaaaattgcaacaattaaaaaaaaattcagaaaaatgaaataaaattcacCAATTTGCTGGCCTAACACAAACCCTAgccctctctctcatctccacCCCTTCTCTCTCCTCCATCACCCTCCTCACAGCCCTCTCAACCTTCTCCCTGCTCAGCCCACCATCCAACTGCAGCCCGACCCTCCAAACATGGCTCACGTACCGCGCATTCACCGGTTGATCGGCGAAGCGGGGCGTGCAGATCATCAGCACGCCCTCGCACACGCTCTCCAGAGTCGAGTTCCACCCACAGTGCGTCCAAAAGGCCCCCACAGAAGGGTGCGCGAGCACCTCCGCCTGTGGGGCCCATTTCACGATACGCCCTCTCCCCTTCAGCCCCTCGAGGAAGCCCTCCGGCAGCGGCTCGCCGCGTGTTAGGCCGCCCGGCCGCATGACCCACAAGAAGGGATGCCCGCTGCCGGCGAGGCCCCGGGCCACCTCCGCCATCGCAGCATTGGTGCCGAAGCTTATGTAGATCACGGATTTGGGGCGGTGTTTGTCTAGCCAGGAAATGGAGCTGTGGTCTTCGGCGATCATGCTTGTTATTGAAGAGGGCGCAGTGCTGTTATTATGCTTGTGAAATGGACAACGAAGCTCGCGTAAGTTGGTAAGACGTTTCGTCTCCAATTATTTATGGATTAATTGTCTATatataaattactccctccgtcccagctttttgtaacCTAcaaaaagtggatacaaaaagctgggacggagggagtattaaattttaaagtttgataTGGTAATTACCGAAGtattattgatttaatttaattttgttataagTTAAGATTTCGGCGAAACTTATTGCCAACATGACTGATTGAATAAT
This window encodes:
- the LOC131005919 gene encoding UDP-glycosyltransferase 76B1-like gives rise to the protein MAAAAAAAAAAPPPEVKRRRRIVLFPLPFQGHINPMIQLAHILHSKLGFSISIIHTKYNLPNPSNHPSFTFHPISDALSENEEPLLDPILTIKLLISSCTLPFHHCLSQLLCHHRVVCLITDAIWYFTQAAAEEFGLPRVVLRTSSVCSFSAFAAFPLLRDKGYLSNRDSKMEDEIRELPPLKVKDIPLIKTKNEEDVFEVIENMVAETKKSSCLIFNSFQELEGPDLAKLKQQFLMPIFCIGPLHKYISAASTSFLTQEMSSISWLDSRAPKSVLYVSFGSVAAMDEEELAEVAWGLAESKQPFLWVVRPGLVRGADALPDEFLSEVRERGHIVKWAPQQEILSHPAVAAFWTHSGWNSTVEAVCEGLPMICSPFFGDQMVNSRYVNDVWRIGIKLERGMERGEIRDAIARLMKGREGEEIRERGVCLKEKASLCLSEGGSSYLALDGFVDLISSFDESLV
- the LOC131012707 gene encoding UDP-glycosyltransferase 76F2-like, with translation MKSLGIELVRDSVSRYSGTKRVATELPPLIWNSFEDLEETAITKLRQQFQIPIFPIGPFHKHNNSTAPSSITSMIAEDHSSISWLDKHRPKSVIYISFGTNAAMAEVARGLAGSGHPFLWVMRPGGLTRGEPLPEGFLEGLKGRGRIVKWAPQAEVLAHPSVGAFWTHCGWNSTLESVCEGVLMICTPRFADQPVNARYVSHVWRVGLQLDGGLSREKVERAVRRVMEEREGVEMRERARVCVRPANW